One window from the genome of Nicotiana tomentosiformis chromosome 5, ASM39032v3, whole genome shotgun sequence encodes:
- the LOC138892749 gene encoding uncharacterized protein, which translates to MAEELKKLTGRVHSIEGGRGIEGLNYEDLCIQPDVELLDGYKPPKFEMFNGTGDPKVHLRTYCDNPVGVGKDEQIHMKLFMRSLTGDALSWYISQNPKKWVNWVSMASDFMDRFRFNIENAPYIFYIQNLKKKPTKSFCEYATRWRSDAIKVRPALEEEQMNKIFVRAQDPQYYKRLMVIENHKFSDIIKLGERIE; encoded by the coding sequence atggcggaagaactcaagaagctcactggAAGAGTTCATAGTATCGAAGGTGGTAGGGGCATTGAAGGTTTGAACTACGAGGACTTGTGCATTCAACCAGATGTAGAATTGCTGGatggttacaaacctcccaagttcgaaatgttcaaTGGAACCGGTGATCCGAAAGTACATCtaagaacatattgtgacaatcCTGTAGGAGTTGGAAAAGATGAACAAATCCatatgaagttgttcatgagaagcctTACAGGAGATGCTTTGTCTTGGTATATTAGTCAGAACCcgaagaagtgggttaattgggtgagcatggcatcagaCTTCATGGACCGATTCAGGTTCAACATAGAAAATGCACCatacattttctacattcaaaatctcaagaagaaaccaacgAAATCCttctgcgagtatgctactcgatggagATCTGATGCTAtaaaagtaaggccagcacttgaagaagaacagatgaataagatCTTTGTCAGAGCTCAAGACCCGCAATACTATAAAAGGctaatggttattgaaaaccataaattctctgacatcatcaagctgggagaaagaatagaataa
- the LOC138892748 gene encoding uncharacterized protein, translating into MDNIVGKVLESHKITFHEDELPPERLSHNRALYITVQFEDKFIVRVLIDGGSSLNICPLTTLKRLGKGLHEIRAGRMNAKDFDGSQRATIGEINLSLQMGPAWFDVEFQVLDISATYNLLLGRPWIHAAGEVASTLHQDVKFEWNHQEVIIHGDKSNPIYTIQTVPVIENRKKLGG; encoded by the coding sequence ATGGACAACATTGTCGGGAAGGTACtggaaagccacaaaatcacctttcatgaagacgagctgccaccagaaagactaagtcacaacagggcactatatatcacagtgcaatttgaggataaaTTCATCgtcagggtcctgatagatgggggttcgagtctcaatATATGTCCACTGACCACTTTGAAGAGGTTGGGTAAAGGcttgcacgagatacgagcaggaagaaTGAATGCGAAGGATTTTGATGGATCTCAAAGAGCCACAATCGGAGAAAttaacctcagcctacagatgggcccagcctggtttgatgttgagtttcaagtgctggatatatctgctacctataatctattattgggacgaccctggatacatgccgctggggaAGTGGCCTCTACTCTGCATCAGGACGTAAAATTTGAATGGAACCaccaggaagtgatcatccacgGAGACAaaagtaatcccatttataccATTCAGACTGTTCCGGTCATTGAGAATAGGAAGAAGTTAGGTGGataa
- the LOC138892747 gene encoding uncharacterized protein: MDPLKYIFQKPMPTGKLAKWQILLSEFDIIYITLKAVKGQALADHLTENPIDGEFEPLNTYFPDEEVSFVGEDITEAYDSWRMFFDGAAKFKGVGIRAVLVLETGQHYPVSAKLRFPCTNKMAKYEARILGLRLAIDMNVQELLVIGDSDLLVHQFGVLESIIIDNAANLNSDLMKAMCETFKIKLKNSMTYRPQMNGAVEAANKNIKKILRKMEVNYKQWHEKLPFALLGYRTMVRTSTGATPYMLVYGTEAVIPAEVEILSLRIIQEAELSDEEWVQSRYE; the protein is encoded by the exons atggatccgctgaaatacatcttccagaaacccatgcctacgggaaagttagcaaaatggcaaataTTGCTGAGTGAATTCGATATCATCTATATAACTCTGAAGGCGGTCAAAGGGCAAGCGTTGGCAGATCATTTGACAGAAAATCCTATAGACGGAGAATTCGAACCATTGAATACGTATTTCCCcgatgaagaggtatcattcgtaggagaagatatcaccgaagcaTATGAtagttggagaatgttcttcgacggagctgCAAagttcaaaggagtgggtatcagAGCTGTCTTAGTATTAGAAACTGGacaacactatccggtatctgcaaaactcaggtttccatgtaccaacaaGATGGCAAAATATGAGGCtcgcatcttgggactcaggttggccattgacatgaatgttcaggagttgctggtgaTTGGAGATTCCGATCTTTTGGTGCATCAG TTTGGAGTACTAGAGTCAATCATCAtcgacaatgccgccaatctcaacagtgatttAATGAAGGCCATGTGTGAAACTTTCAAGATCAAGCTTAAGAATTCCATGACATACAGGCCACAGATGAATGGAGCTGTAGAAGCCGCCAAtaaaaacatcaagaagatactaaggaaaatggaagtcaattacaaacaatggcacgagaagctgccatttgctttgctcgggtatcgtaccatggttcgcacatcaactggggcaactccttacatgctggtctacggtactgaagcAGTTATCCCTGCCGAAGTAGAAATCCTTTCTCttagaatcatacaagaagctgagctcagcGACGAAGAATGGGTGCAGAGTCGATATGAATAA
- the LOC138892746 gene encoding uncharacterized protein: protein MGNYYFNAMGQRHPSFSWSSPGGTTNAWQQNNPRPLGQWAPVYKNQQRQQFQPQQPIQSGLEDLMKSFFQKTDEKLEIHSANIREHGEAIKEIGSGHQNLERQVGQIAIILSEKIPGTLPAETEKKPKETVNVLKNDADKKKKGKKGTDKKKNKENSRRDESEESKHMPSLYFPQKLYRENMDKQFERFLDMLKHVNVNFSFTEVLSQMLAYAKFLKEILSKKRKVEETLVVKLTEHCSAILQNKLLWKCGDLGSFTIPYSLGTIKFYKSLCDSGASISLMPLSIYRKLENEIGEIRSALISLQLADQTTLIPEGIVKYVLVQVDKFVFHVDFIVVNMEENKEVPLILGRPFLATGRAILYIHERRLMLRVDDKTVTFEMNVETGVIKEKPAASVEWKVKSSKEKAAVSEQDKCGVYPNKVEKKLSAWMCALV from the exons ATGGGGAATTACtactttaatgcaatgggtcagagacaccctagtttttcatggagttcacccgGGGGTACAACAAATGCGTGGCAACAGAATAACCCTAGACCCCTAGGACAATGGGCGCCAGTCTACAAAAATCAAcagaggcagcaatttcagcctcaacagcccattcaGTCTGGcttagaagatctcatgaagtcCTTCTTTCAGAAAACCGATGAGAAGCTGGAAATTCATAGTGCAAATATAAGGGAACATGGAGAAGCTATTAAGGAAATAGGTAGTGGTCATCAAAATCTAGAGAGACAGGTGGGACAGAttgcaataatattatctgaaaagatcccaggtactctgccagctgaaactgaaaaaaaacccaaagaaacagtgaatgtt CTGAAAAATGACgctgataagaagaagaaaggaaagaaGGGAACTGATAAAAAGAAGAATAAGGAGAATTCAAGAAGGGATGAATCTGAAGAGAGCAAGCATATGCCTTCTTTATATTTTCCCCAAAAGCTTTATAGAGAAAATatggacaagcaatttgagagatttctggatatgctAAAACATGTTAATGTAAATTTTTCATTCacagaagttctctcacaaatgctagcttatgccaaattcttgaaggagatcctttcAAAGAAGAGGAAGGTAGAAGAGACCTTGGTGGTGAAGCTCACAGAACATTGCagtgcaatcttgcaaaacaaactcctatggaagtgtggagatctagggagttttactataccttactCTTTAGGCACTATTAAATTttataagtctttatgtgattctggtgcctcaattagtCTAATGCCGTTGTCCATTTACAGGAAGTTGGagaatgagattggagagataaggtcggcaCTAATATCTTTGCAACTGGCTGATCAAACGACTctgatacccgaggggatagtgaaaTATGTTTTAGTTCaggtggataagtttgtatttcatgtagactttatagtggtgaatatggaggagaacaaagaggtccccctcatcttaggaagaccattcttagcaacgggtaggGCGATTTTATATATACACGAGAGAAGACTCATGCTGAGAGTGGATGATAAGACGGTGACGTTCGAGATGAATGTAGAGACGGGGGTGAtaaaggagaagccagctgcaagtgttgagtggaaggtgaagagttcaaaagagaaggctgcagttagtgaacaagataagtgtggggtgtatccCAATAAGGTTGAGAAGAAGTTATCGgcatggatgtgcgcattagtCTGA